From the genome of Abyssicoccus albus, one region includes:
- a CDS encoding competence protein CoiA — MLMAKDIQTNEVVSIHDANRNNKYCCPICHEPVIIKHGQHKIPHFAHARHHLCHAYKYKKESPLHLSMKHNLYQLFRHLNHRVALEYYIKDIEQIPDVFVNHHTAIEIQCSNIPFSDILMRSNGYYECGFDVVWIIDYQSLKFNGHLIDLTQFQQSLICGETLSIYALDNTTLQLHQIYLFSYCGDHTFMYYDHIISANDLLNRQSLNCKSSNNKLNHIPYHIKSNVIQDYIKRCRRKRNVNDLTLTAMYYAQRFDNTIPSCVGITTCHSLYCKISPVTWQMLLQSEQGTRLLIEHSFFMRTFYDDYKLTLTADRIDLLTTEYYDRINNIHNI; from the coding sequence ATGTTAATGGCTAAAGATATTCAAACAAATGAAGTTGTGTCAATTCATGATGCAAATCGTAACAATAAATATTGCTGTCCAATCTGTCATGAGCCTGTCATTATTAAACACGGTCAACATAAAATACCACATTTTGCTCATGCAAGACATCACTTATGTCATGCATATAAATATAAAAAAGAAAGTCCATTACATTTGTCAATGAAACATAATCTATATCAATTGTTTCGTCATTTAAATCATCGTGTTGCTTTAGAATATTACATCAAAGACATTGAACAAATACCAGATGTTTTCGTAAATCATCATACAGCGATTGAAATTCAATGTTCTAACATTCCATTTAGTGATATACTAATGCGCTCAAATGGATACTATGAATGTGGGTTTGATGTTGTATGGATTATTGATTATCAATCTTTAAAATTTAATGGACATTTAATTGATTTGACACAATTTCAACAGTCTTTAATTTGTGGTGAAACATTGAGCATTTATGCTCTTGATAATACTACACTGCAGCTACATCAAATTTATTTGTTTAGCTATTGTGGCGATCACACATTTATGTATTATGACCATATTATATCGGCAAATGATTTATTAAATCGCCAATCTCTTAATTGTAAATCATCAAACAATAAACTAAATCACATTCCATATCATATTAAATCGAATGTAATTCAAGACTATATCAAGCGATGTCGTCGAAAAAGGAATGTTAACGATCTTACATTAACGGCTATGTACTATGCTCAAAGATTTGATAATACGATTCCATCATGTGTTGGTATTACAACATGTCATTCACTGTATTGTAAAATCTCACCTGTGACATGGCAAATGTTGTTACAAAGTGAGCAGGGAACAAGGTTGCTTATAGAACATTCATTTTTTATGAGAACATTTTATGATGACTATAAATTAACGTTGACAGCAGATCGTATTGATTTATTAACGACAGAATATTATGATAGAATTAATAATATTCACAATATTTAG
- a CDS encoding RluA family pseudouridine synthase encodes MIIELISYKNQTAMDVLKYYHLSKKFRKLIFTSADYQLTTECGQSVKPHSVVNCHHKLILKIGYDDFDLKAVFESFNIHTIYEDEFLIIINKPSGLYSHKATFNKNPNLSIQEIALLKGHKIHILTRLDKDTSGLMIILKYDFIHGMMHQQSVIKEYDASIYGEYNGPANLVYPIDRKDGSIIERAIDMNGLTSRTEIMDGHYDKTTNTTRLHLQLHTGRTHQIRVHLASVGFPIIGETLYANDSSLQLQLKCTHVSFIHPITLKRLTVNF; translated from the coding sequence GTGATTATTGAATTAATTTCATATAAAAATCAAACAGCTATGGATGTATTGAAATATTATCATTTATCTAAAAAATTTAGAAAGCTAATATTCACATCAGCAGATTATCAATTAACAACGGAATGTGGTCAAAGTGTGAAACCACATTCCGTTGTTAATTGTCATCATAAGCTTATTTTAAAAATAGGATACGATGATTTTGACTTGAAAGCAGTGTTTGAATCATTTAATATCCATACAATCTATGAAGATGAGTTTCTAATTATTATTAATAAGCCAAGTGGACTATATAGTCATAAAGCAACATTTAATAAAAATCCTAATCTATCGATACAAGAGATTGCATTATTAAAGGGTCATAAGATCCATATTTTGACCCGACTAGATAAAGATACTTCAGGATTAATGATTATTCTGAAGTATGACTTTATCCATGGTATGATGCACCAACAGTCTGTTATTAAAGAGTATGATGCGTCGATATATGGAGAGTATAATGGTCCAGCAAACCTTGTCTATCCTATTGATAGGAAGGATGGGTCCATTATAGAAAGAGCGATTGATATGAATGGATTAACATCAAGAACTGAAATTATGGATGGACATTATGATAAAACTACGAATACGACGAGGTTACATTTACAATTACATACAGGTCGAACGCATCAAATTAGAGTGCATCTAGCAAGTGTAGGATTCCCAATCATTGGAGAGACATTATATGCAAATGATTCTTCATTACAACTGCAATTAAAATGTACTCATGTATCATTCATTCATCCGATCACCTTAAAAAGATTAACAGTTAATTTTTAA
- a CDS encoding CYTH domain-containing protein — translation MQEIEIEFKNMLIKSEYKQLLNHYFDVTKCHPIIQINEYFDTYDNDLTTNKIALRIRTIDDNKELTLKIPSTNQNQNIEINEMVQFDTLTHFEQLNDMMKQHLKQYEIEALSFCSLGKIKTTRYEKELDNELLVLDHTEFPNFEDYELEFEVNHHDNGLKKFNALLNQHHIPVRKANPKIKRFMDHL, via the coding sequence ATGCAGGAAATAGAAATTGAATTTAAAAATATGCTAATTAAATCTGAATATAAACAACTACTCAATCACTATTTTGATGTTACAAAATGTCATCCAATCATTCAAATTAACGAATATTTTGATACATATGATAACGATTTGACCACAAATAAAATTGCACTACGCATAAGAACAATAGATGACAATAAAGAATTAACATTGAAAATCCCATCGACAAATCAAAATCAAAATATCGAAATTAATGAGATGGTCCAATTTGACACATTGACACACTTTGAACAGCTTAATGACATGATGAAACAACATTTAAAACAATATGAAATAGAAGCATTGTCCTTCTGTTCTTTAGGCAAAATAAAAACAACACGTTATGAAAAAGAGTTAGACAATGAGCTTCTCGTATTAGATCACACTGAATTTCCTAATTTCGAAGATTATGAATTAGAATTTGAAGTTAATCATCATGACAATGGATTAAAAAAGTTTAATGCTCTGTTGAACCAACATCACATTCCAGTAAGAAAAGCTAATCCAAAGATCAAAAGATTTATGGACCATCTCTAG
- the mgtE gene encoding magnesium transporter: MMVSKDNFSKEELEESVDVERIIQSIEQDDLEGFRSYFLGLHRYEQAEVFLSLDESLHSKLYHYLSPDEVALFMDNIDPDEEMFERIFDRIDSIYAADILTEMSYDNAVDILSVLSKEKVASLLVLMPREDAKEMRALLNYEEDSAGGIMTTEYISVPQDITVREALIVVKEQAPEAETIYYVFVIDHHKELVGVLSLRDLIVNDDDEYIEDIMVKRVVSVSAMADQEAVALKMRDYDLLALPVVDYQNHLLGIITADDIMDVIDEEASEDYSKLAGVNDIDNTTDTFLQVAKKRLPWLIALTVMGMITASILGQFEETMAKVALLAAFIPIIGGMAGNSGTQSLAVAVRGISTGEIKEASKMKIAMREMGSGFISGLVCGLILFVIITILYQEVILALIVAISLMLAMTVATLAGAIVPLVMHKFNIDPAVASGPFITTINDIISMLIYFGLATTFMSYLT, translated from the coding sequence ATGATGGTAAGTAAAGATAATTTTTCGAAGGAAGAACTTGAAGAATCAGTTGATGTTGAACGAATCATACAATCTATTGAACAAGATGATTTAGAAGGTTTTCGCTCATATTTTTTAGGTTTACACCGATATGAACAAGCCGAAGTGTTTCTGTCGTTAGACGAATCACTCCATAGTAAGTTATACCATTATTTATCACCCGATGAAGTTGCATTATTTATGGATAATATTGATCCGGATGAAGAAATGTTTGAGCGGATTTTTGATCGCATTGATTCGATATATGCTGCTGACATATTAACTGAAATGTCTTATGATAACGCGGTTGATATTTTGAGTGTATTATCAAAAGAGAAGGTCGCAAGTCTTCTTGTATTAATGCCGCGTGAAGATGCTAAAGAAATGCGTGCATTATTGAACTATGAAGAAGATAGTGCCGGCGGAATCATGACGACAGAATATATTAGCGTACCTCAAGATATAACAGTCCGTGAAGCATTAATCGTTGTGAAAGAGCAAGCACCGGAAGCGGAAACGATTTATTACGTTTTCGTCATCGATCATCATAAAGAACTTGTTGGCGTACTCAGTCTTAGAGATTTAATCGTTAATGATGATGATGAATACATTGAAGATATTATGGTAAAACGTGTAGTCAGTGTTAGCGCGATGGCAGACCAAGAAGCTGTTGCTTTGAAGATGCGTGATTACGACTTATTAGCATTACCTGTAGTAGATTATCAGAACCATTTATTAGGGATTATCACTGCAGATGATATTATGGATGTCATCGATGAAGAGGCGAGTGAAGACTACTCAAAACTTGCCGGTGTAAATGACATTGATAATACGACAGATACATTTTTACAAGTGGCTAAGAAACGACTGCCATGGTTAATCGCTTTAACGGTTATGGGGATGATTACGGCAAGTATTCTTGGTCAATTTGAAGAAACGATGGCGAAAGTTGCACTGCTTGCTGCATTTATTCCGATTATCGGTGGAATGGCAGGAAATTCAGGAACCCAATCACTTGCCGTTGCCGTTCGTGGTATATCGACTGGTGAAATTAAGGAAGCTTCTAAAATGAAAATTGCTATGAGAGAAATGGGTTCTGGCTTTATTAGTGGTCTTGTTTGTGGTTTAATATTATTTGTCATTATTACAATATTGTATCAAGAAGTGATTCTTGCCCTCATTGTCGCAATTAGCTTAATGCTTGCAATGACGGTGGCTACTTTAGCTGGGGCTATTGTTCCACTCGTGATGCATAAGTTCAATATTGACCCAGCAGTAGCAAGTGGCCCATTTATTACAACGATTAATGACATTATTAGTATGTTAATCTATTTTGGATTAGCGACGACATTTATGTCATATCTAACTTAA
- a CDS encoding cation:proton antiporter family protein, with protein MEHGPSIFSLLIVVIAAFLTPIIVHRLKINFLPVVVAEIIVGIILGPSLFNIIEAGDYVNILSTLGFIFLMFLSGLEIDFDAFKVEPKKSKKSESETVENKPNQLVLTTGIFIGILILSVLFAYLFSLFGMFNDIFLMTIVISTISLGVVVPTLKEMNIIRSDIGQTILLVAVIADLVTMIMLAFYGNLNSDSSTSMWLMAILIVVGIVVYFVGKIYKDSKFLHRLSEGTTQIGTRAVFALIIMFVALAEGVGAENILGAFLAGCIVSLLKPDQEMVHKLDSFGYGFFIPIFFIMVGVEINLKELFSEPSVLIVIPLLLLAFFLSKLIPVFVLKKWYDMNTTIASAFILTSTLSLVIAAAKIAEDLKMISSIESGVLILSAVIACIVTPVFFKKFFPAKLKEEKALKVAFIGHNTLSVPVAQSIKSGLYEATLYYTDAMANQKNNQTNMDMIKIENYSEDTLVDTGIFNHDILVCSANDDDINRNVAQLAKEHGVNRVICRLESTNDESELKSQGIEIFNVINSTKTLLRGLIESPNMLNLLSNEETTLYEIQMLNYVYQDMRLRHFPFGGDIIFVRILRENESLVPHGDTELRYKDRLIVTGSREYVEELKRELEMI; from the coding sequence ATGGAGCATGGACCATCTATTTTTTCACTATTAATTGTAGTGATTGCTGCATTTTTAACGCCGATTATCGTACACAGGTTGAAAATTAATTTTTTACCAGTCGTTGTTGCAGAAATCATCGTCGGGATTATATTAGGACCTTCACTATTCAACATAATAGAAGCTGGTGATTATGTTAATATTTTGTCTACTTTAGGATTTATATTTCTAATGTTTTTGAGTGGATTAGAAATTGACTTCGATGCGTTTAAAGTCGAACCTAAGAAATCTAAGAAGAGTGAATCAGAAACAGTAGAAAATAAACCAAATCAACTCGTATTAACGACTGGAATATTTATTGGGATCTTAATATTATCGGTATTATTTGCTTACTTATTTAGTCTATTTGGTATGTTCAATGATATTTTCTTAATGACGATCGTGATTTCAACAATTTCATTGGGCGTTGTTGTACCAACTTTGAAAGAGATGAATATTATTAGGTCTGATATTGGGCAGACAATATTACTCGTCGCGGTGATCGCAGACTTAGTTACAATGATCATGCTTGCATTCTATGGTAACTTGAACTCTGATTCAAGTACATCGATGTGGCTTATGGCCATTCTAATCGTAGTCGGTATCGTTGTATACTTTGTCGGTAAAATTTATAAGGATTCTAAATTTCTTCACCGCTTAAGTGAAGGAACAACACAAATAGGTACAAGAGCTGTGTTCGCGTTAATTATTATGTTTGTTGCATTAGCAGAAGGTGTTGGCGCAGAGAATATTCTCGGAGCATTTTTAGCAGGATGTATTGTCAGCTTACTTAAACCAGATCAGGAAATGGTACATAAGTTAGATTCATTCGGTTATGGTTTCTTTATTCCGATTTTCTTTATTATGGTCGGTGTAGAAATTAATTTAAAAGAGTTATTCAGTGAGCCTTCCGTGTTAATTGTTATTCCATTGTTATTGTTGGCGTTTTTCTTATCTAAATTAATTCCTGTATTCGTATTAAAAAAATGGTATGACATGAATACAACAATTGCGAGTGCATTTATTCTAACGTCCACTTTATCGCTTGTCATTGCGGCTGCTAAGATTGCTGAAGACTTAAAGATGATTAGTTCAATTGAATCAGGTGTATTAATATTATCAGCGGTGATTGCATGTATCGTTACACCAGTCTTCTTCAAGAAGTTCTTCCCAGCAAAGCTCAAGGAAGAAAAAGCATTAAAAGTGGCATTTATTGGACATAATACGTTAAGTGTACCAGTTGCACAAAGTATAAAGTCTGGATTATATGAAGCGACATTGTATTATACAGATGCAATGGCGAATCAAAAAAATAATCAAACGAATATGGACATGATTAAAATAGAAAATTATAGTGAAGATACTCTGGTCGACACTGGTATCTTCAATCACGATATTTTAGTGTGTAGTGCTAATGACGATGATATCAATAGAAACGTAGCACAATTAGCAAAAGAACACGGTGTAAATCGTGTAATTTGTAGGTTGGAATCAACAAACGATGAATCTGAACTGAAATCTCAAGGTATTGAAATATTCAATGTGATTAACAGTACGAAAACATTACTTCGTGGACTCATCGAATCACCAAACATGTTGAACTTATTATCGAATGAAGAAACAACTTTATATGAAATTCAAATGTTGAATTACGTCTACCAAGATATGCGATTGAGACATTTCCCATTTGGTGGAGATATCATTTTTGTCCGAATTTTACGTGAAAATGAATCACTCGTGCCTCATGGTGACACGGAACTTCGTTATAAAGACCGTTTAATCGTGACAGGTAGTCGTGAATACGTTGAAGAATTAAAACGTGAGCTTGAAATGATTTAA
- a CDS encoding globin, with protein MNPYKEIGEEKLHQMIDIFYNYVKNDDRMNHLFPGDWAETARKQKQFQTQFLGGPNLYIEEHGHPMMKARHMPFVITEIERDAWLENISKAIDDVGLDANMKGYLMERYTMVAHHMQNSTVNE; from the coding sequence ATGAATCCATATAAAGAGATTGGAGAAGAAAAACTGCATCAAATGATTGATATCTTCTACAACTATGTAAAAAATGATGACAGAATGAATCATCTATTTCCAGGTGATTGGGCAGAAACTGCAAGAAAACAAAAGCAATTCCAAACTCAATTTCTCGGTGGACCTAATCTTTACATTGAAGAACATGGTCATCCAATGATGAAAGCACGCCACATGCCGTTTGTCATCACTGAAATAGAGCGAGATGCTTGGCTTGAAAATATCTCTAAAGCCATTGACGACGTTGGTCTAGATGCTAATATGAAAGGCTATTTAATGGAGAGATACACAATGGTTGCTCATCATATGCAAAATAGTACTGTAAATGAGTAA
- a CDS encoding NAD kinase → MKYYIRSKGDATSNALKAKMERHMTNVNLIEDQDNPDIVISIGGDGTLLQAFHHYTHRLGETAFVGVHTGHLGFYADWLPHEVEKLVMAIHEEEFEVIEYPLVETIIRYTHNGRESRYVAANEVTVKTINGATLVTDVTLRGQHFERFRGDGLCISTPSGSTAYNKALGGALIHPSIEAIQLTEIASINNRVFRTVGSPMILPKHHTLVVTPCNEDRFQVTIDHLSADHKDIESIQFRVANERIRFARFRPFPFWKRVHDSFISSDES, encoded by the coding sequence ATGAAATATTATATTCGCTCAAAAGGTGATGCAACTAGTAATGCATTGAAAGCGAAGATGGAACGGCACATGACAAATGTGAATTTAATTGAAGATCAAGACAATCCCGATATTGTTATTTCGATCGGCGGCGATGGAACATTATTGCAAGCTTTCCATCATTACACACATCGGTTAGGTGAAACAGCATTTGTTGGAGTGCATACCGGACATTTAGGTTTTTATGCAGATTGGTTACCTCATGAAGTTGAAAAGTTAGTGATGGCTATTCATGAAGAAGAGTTCGAAGTGATTGAATATCCGTTAGTTGAGACTATTATACGTTATACACATAATGGTCGTGAAAGTCGTTATGTGGCAGCCAATGAAGTGACAGTAAAAACAATAAATGGCGCTACGCTTGTAACGGATGTCACATTAAGAGGGCAGCATTTTGAACGATTCAGAGGTGATGGCTTATGTATATCAACTCCTTCAGGTTCAACGGCTTATAATAAAGCTTTAGGCGGAGCATTAATTCATCCGTCAATTGAAGCGATACAACTTACAGAAATTGCATCGATTAATAACCGAGTATTTAGAACCGTCGGCTCGCCGATGATACTCCCGAAACATCATACGCTCGTTGTAACACCTTGTAATGAAGATCGGTTTCAAGTGACGATTGACCACTTGAGTGCTGACCATAAAGATATAGAGTCGATACAATTTAGAGTGGCCAATGAACGCATTAGATTTGCAAGGTTTAGGCCATTTCCTTTCTGGAAAAGAGTTCATGATTCATTCATCTCAAGTGATGAATCGTGA
- the pepF gene encoding oligoendopeptidase F, with protein sequence MTTLKERHEINPKDQWDLTTIFESDDQFWDQFEVVKSNINKAEQFKTKLNSSSETLYEAITTLENDSQQLSKLYVYAHLLHDQDTSNSTYSAMENKVQSLAVQFSAAWSYFTAELLSIDESRMKEMIESHEGLKSFEFNLINILKDKPYTLSTNEEKILALASEPLSTAEETFSMFSNADIQFDDAIDQAGERHIVTQGSYSKLMESSDRVLRKNTYNSMYKAYGQYNHTLQSTLSGVVDKHIFSARVRGYDSSRHQALHQNRIDEVVYDQLIDAVNEHLPLLHRYTALRKELLQLDEMHMYDMYTPLVKDIDFKVTYEEAKEWLIKGLKPMGEDYLDIIKEGLSNGWVDVYENKGKRSGAYSSGSYLTNPFILMNWQDNVNNLFTLAHEFGHSAHSYLSRKHQPSHMSDYSIFVAEVASTCNEALLAHTMHQELTDPMKKLYLLNHELEGFKGTVFRQTMFAEFEHLIHQMKEEGTPLTADALNELYGNLNKKYYGDAVVTDENISKEWSRIPHFYYNFYVYQYATGYSAAIALSEQILSEGQPVVDRYVKEMLSAGSSEEPLTVLKNAGVDMTSKEPIVKACKVFEQKLDEFEKLIKSL encoded by the coding sequence ATGACTACATTAAAAGAGAGACATGAAATAAATCCAAAAGATCAATGGGACTTAACGACAATTTTTGAAAGTGATGACCAATTTTGGGATCAATTTGAAGTTGTAAAATCAAATATCAATAAAGCAGAACAATTTAAAACGAAGTTGAATTCATCAAGTGAGACGTTATATGAAGCAATAACAACCCTTGAGAATGATTCACAACAACTATCTAAACTTTATGTATATGCACATTTGTTACATGATCAAGATACTTCGAATTCAACGTATAGTGCGATGGAGAATAAAGTTCAAAGTTTAGCGGTACAATTTAGTGCTGCGTGGAGCTACTTTACAGCAGAGTTACTGTCCATTGATGAATCACGTATGAAGGAAATGATTGAGTCGCATGAAGGATTAAAGTCATTTGAATTTAATTTAATTAATATCTTAAAAGATAAACCATATACACTATCAACAAATGAAGAGAAAATATTAGCGCTTGCGAGTGAGCCATTATCAACTGCTGAAGAAACATTTTCTATGTTTAGCAATGCAGATATACAGTTTGATGATGCGATTGATCAAGCAGGTGAACGACACATTGTAACGCAAGGATCATATTCCAAGTTGATGGAATCATCTGATCGTGTGTTGAGAAAAAACACATATAATAGTATGTATAAAGCTTATGGACAATACAATCACACACTTCAATCAACATTATCAGGTGTTGTAGATAAACACATATTCTCAGCAAGAGTAAGAGGATATGACTCGAGTAGACACCAAGCATTGCACCAGAACAGAATTGATGAAGTGGTTTATGATCAATTAATTGATGCGGTGAATGAACATTTACCACTGCTCCATCGTTATACTGCGTTACGCAAAGAGTTGTTACAATTAGATGAAATGCATATGTATGATATGTACACACCACTTGTGAAAGATATCGATTTTAAAGTAACCTATGAAGAAGCAAAAGAGTGGTTGATCAAAGGTTTAAAACCAATGGGTGAAGACTATTTAGATATCATTAAAGAAGGCTTATCCAACGGTTGGGTTGACGTATATGAGAATAAAGGTAAACGAAGTGGAGCATACTCATCTGGATCATATTTAACAAATCCATTTATTTTAATGAACTGGCAAGATAACGTCAATAATTTATTTACATTAGCACATGAATTCGGTCATTCAGCACATAGTTATTTGTCACGTAAACATCAACCGTCACATATGAGTGATTATTCAATATTTGTCGCAGAAGTAGCATCGACTTGCAATGAAGCATTGCTAGCTCATACGATGCATCAAGAACTGACAGACCCAATGAAGAAATTATACTTGTTAAATCATGAATTAGAAGGATTCAAGGGAACGGTATTTAGACAAACAATGTTTGCTGAGTTTGAACATTTGATTCATCAGATGAAAGAAGAAGGTACACCATTAACTGCGGATGCATTAAATGAATTATACGGTAATCTTAATAAAAAATACTATGGTGATGCAGTTGTAACAGATGAGAATATTTCAAAAGAATGGTCAAGAATCCCTCATTTCTATTATAATTTCTATGTATATCAATACGCGACAGGGTATAGTGCTGCGATTGCGTTAAGTGAGCAAATTTTATCAGAAGGACAACCAGTGGTAGATCGTTATGTTAAAGAAATGTTATCAGCTGGTAGTTCTGAAGAACCATTAACCGTGCTAAAAAATGCTGGCGTTGATATGACATCAAAAGAGCCGATTGTAAAAGCGTGTAAAGTATTTGAACAAAAATTAGATGAATTTGAGAAATTAATTAAATCTTTATAA
- a CDS encoding DsbA family protein codes for MNKKFYALDESIPEHERCIKEIKKIEIFVYFDPFDPNCWELERYMKKLSFEYDHIVRIRRVLLPSIKVLTKCQAQATETFDNIAFAMKAAELQGTKYGDLFIHHIFKNLNVEHKVLTTEKIKKCAQLAGLDIQEFEDDIRSNLMTPALKTDQQMALEMDVDSAPTVVFFGGCDTDEGIKVEGIYDYSVYTYIISNLFDYELEKKLAPSLLDYIKMHKIVSEKDIMTLYDWDEQITARELKKLNLQKHVTYFVGRDQLTYWKLNNV; via the coding sequence ATGAATAAAAAATTTTATGCACTCGATGAGAGTATCCCCGAGCATGAACGTTGTATTAAAGAGATTAAAAAAATAGAAATTTTTGTCTATTTCGATCCTTTTGACCCAAACTGTTGGGAACTAGAACGTTATATGAAAAAATTATCGTTTGAATATGATCACATTGTTAGAATTAGACGTGTACTTCTCCCTTCTATTAAAGTATTAACTAAGTGCCAAGCACAAGCGACAGAAACTTTCGATAACATCGCATTTGCTATGAAGGCTGCTGAACTACAAGGCACTAAATATGGTGACTTATTCATACACCATATATTTAAAAATTTAAATGTAGAACATAAAGTATTAACGACGGAGAAAATAAAAAAATGTGCCCAATTAGCAGGCCTTGATATTCAAGAATTTGAAGATGATATTCGCTCAAATCTTATGACACCAGCCCTTAAAACCGATCAACAAATGGCACTTGAAATGGATGTCGACAGTGCTCCAACTGTCGTATTTTTTGGGGGGTGCGATACCGATGAAGGTATTAAAGTAGAGGGAATATATGACTATTCTGTATATACGTATATAATATCCAATTTATTTGATTATGAACTTGAAAAGAAACTAGCTCCTTCATTACTTGATTACATTAAAATGCACAAAATAGTTTCTGAAAAAGATATTATGACTTTATATGATTGGGATGAACAAATCACTGCTAGAGAATTAAAAAAGTTAAATCTTCAAAAACATGTCACTTATTTTGTAGGAAGAGATCAATTAACTTATTGGAAATTAAACAATGTATAG
- a CDS encoding GTP pyrophosphokinase family protein → MNQWEEFLSPYKQANEELKVKLKGIRKQYELNNEYSPIEFVTGRIKPVGSIIEKAQARNIDYDKLALEMYDICGLRIMCQFVDDIEIVVQLLRQRDDFKIVEERNYIEHTKQSGYRSYHVIIEYPIETIEGKKVVLAEIQIRTLAMNFWSTIEHTLNYKYAGEYPPEIQQRLQNAAQASYLLDQEMNEIKEEIKAAQKYFTNNRTDRR, encoded by the coding sequence ATGAATCAATGGGAAGAATTTCTAAGCCCTTACAAACAAGCGAATGAAGAGTTGAAAGTCAAACTTAAAGGCATTCGTAAACAATATGAGCTTAACAATGAATACTCACCAATTGAATTTGTTACAGGACGAATTAAGCCTGTTGGAAGCATTATAGAAAAAGCACAAGCACGAAATATTGACTATGATAAGTTAGCGCTTGAAATGTATGATATATGTGGCTTGAGAATTATGTGTCAGTTTGTCGATGATATTGAGATTGTTGTTCAATTGCTTAGACAACGTGATGATTTCAAAATTGTTGAAGAGCGTAACTATATAGAACATACGAAGCAATCTGGCTATCGATCGTACCACGTCATTATAGAATATCCAATTGAGACCATTGAAGGAAAGAAAGTCGTTCTTGCTGAAATTCAAATCCGTACGTTAGCGATGAACTTCTGGTCAACGATTGAACATACACTGAATTATAAGTATGCTGGTGAATATCCACCAGAAATACAACAACGGTTACAAAATGCAGCGCAAGCATCATACTTACTTGATCAAGAAATGAATGAGATAAAAGAAGAAATTAAAGCAGCCCAAAAGTATTTCACAAATAATCGAACAGATAGAAGGTGA